Proteins co-encoded in one Nonlabens agnitus genomic window:
- a CDS encoding DUF3291 domain-containing protein, producing MKATQQITTLTFYKYANWKDQLWAFGMMQFAHGKLKKTKGLHFYKLLGSGREHFDPRPDFSVYGVLQVWDDAAHAQEYFSSSNLSNRYERHSSHQLTFYLKNIKAYGQWSSQNPFEVSQNLNPENPFIAVITRATIKLSMLRRFWKYVPTSQKDLVDNSNLLFSAGIGERPVTQMATFSLWNDVEALKKFAYRGKNHRHAVQQTQALQWYKEELFTRFQPYKITGDWPEFEIPEALK from the coding sequence ATGAAAGCTACTCAACAAATCACCACGCTTACCTTTTACAAGTATGCCAACTGGAAAGATCAGTTATGGGCTTTTGGGATGATGCAGTTTGCACATGGCAAGCTCAAGAAAACGAAAGGACTGCATTTTTATAAGTTACTGGGAAGTGGTCGTGAACATTTTGATCCACGTCCCGATTTCTCCGTTTATGGAGTGCTGCAGGTTTGGGATGATGCTGCGCACGCCCAGGAATATTTTTCAAGTTCTAATTTGAGCAACCGTTATGAGCGACATAGCAGCCACCAACTGACATTTTATTTGAAAAATATTAAAGCTTACGGTCAATGGTCCAGCCAGAATCCGTTTGAGGTTTCTCAAAACCTGAATCCAGAAAACCCTTTCATTGCTGTGATTACCAGAGCAACTATAAAACTATCGATGCTTAGGAGGTTTTGGAAATATGTGCCTACATCACAAAAGGATCTTGTCGATAATTCCAATCTGCTTTTTAGTGCTGGAATAGGCGAGAGACCAGTTACCCAAATGGCTACATTTAGTTTGTGGAATGATGTAGAAGCCCTCAAGAAATTTGCCTATCGCGGTAAGAACCATAGACATGCCGTGCAACAAACCCAAGCACTGCAGTGGTATAAAGAAGAACTCTTTACCAGATTTCAGCCCTATAAAATTACTGGCGACTGGCCAGAATTTGAAAT